A window of Pseudomonas mucidolens contains these coding sequences:
- a CDS encoding TMEM165/GDT1 family protein codes for MLDSFLVPTAIVALAEIGDKTQLLALILAARFRKPWPIIAGIVAATLANHAAAGAVGAWFSSFFSDAVLHWTLAASFCATALWTLVPDKLDDDEASTTRKFGPFLTTLIAFFIAEIGDKTQIATVMLAAQYPELWLVIIGTTVGMLIANVPVVLAGNFAAEKLPLTLIRRLAASAFFILALVAVYKAITL; via the coding sequence ATGCTGGACTCATTCCTCGTTCCGACTGCAATCGTTGCCTTGGCCGAAATCGGTGACAAGACACAATTGCTCGCGCTCATTCTTGCTGCACGCTTTCGCAAACCCTGGCCGATCATCGCCGGCATCGTCGCCGCGACCCTTGCCAACCATGCCGCCGCCGGTGCCGTGGGCGCCTGGTTCAGCAGCTTCTTTTCGGACGCGGTATTGCATTGGACTCTGGCCGCAAGCTTCTGCGCCACGGCGCTGTGGACCCTGGTACCGGACAAGCTGGATGATGACGAAGCCAGTACCACGCGCAAGTTCGGCCCATTCCTGACCACCCTGATTGCGTTCTTCATCGCTGAAATCGGCGACAAGACGCAAATCGCCACGGTGATGCTGGCGGCACAATACCCGGAACTGTGGCTGGTGATTATCGGCACCACCGTGGGCATGCTGATTGCCAACGTGCCGGTAGTTCTGGCGGGGAATTTCGCGGCGGAAAAACTGCCATTGACCCTGATTCGACGACTGGCGGCCTCGGCGTTTTTCATCCTGGCGCTGGTTGCGGTGTACAAGGCCATTACGCTGTAA